The genomic DNA CCTCCGCCCGCTTGCCGACCACGACCACGTGCGCGTCCGGCTGCTCCGTACGGACCTTCGCCAGCGCCTCGACGAGGTGCACGAGACCCTTCAGCGGCACGTCCGCGCTCGCCGTCGTGACGATCCGGCCCGGCACCCGCGGCACCGCAGGGTCGGGCGTGAACAGCTCGGTGTCCGCGCCGATCGGCACCACGTGCACCCGCTCGGGGCGCACCCCGAGCTGGGCGGTGATCTGCGTACGCGACGAGCCGGAGACCGTCAGCACCGCGGGCAGCCGGCGGGCGACGCGGCGCTGCATCCGCGTGAACCCGTACCAGCGGCGCACCGAGTAGCGCCGCCGCCAGTCGGGCGCGGCGGCCAGCTCCAGGTCCCGGTCGACGGTGATCGGGTGGTGCACGGTGGTCACGAGCGGGGCGCCGAGGGCGCGGGTGCCGCCGAGGAGGCCGTAGCCGAGGGTCTGGTTGTCGTGGACGACGTCGAAGTCGCCGCGGCGGGCGGCCAGATGGCGGCGGGCGCGGAGGCTGAAGGTCAGCGGCTCGGGGAAGCCGCCGGTCCACATCGTGCCGACTTCGAGCAGGTCGATCCAGTCGCGGTACTCGCCGCGCGCGGGGGTACGGAACGGGTCGGGCTGCCGGTAGAGGTCGAGGCTGGGCAGCTCCGTCAGGGTGACGCCGGGGTCGAGCACGGGGTAGGGCTGGGCGCCGATCACCTCGACCCGGTGGCCGAGGCGGGCCAGCTCGCGGGAGAGGTGGCGGACGTAGACGCCCTGTCCGCCGCAGTAGGGGTTGCCCTTGTAGCTGAGCAGGGCGATGCGCAGTGGCACCTCGGCGGTCACGTACGGCCCCCTTCTCACTGCAGTTTCGCCGGAGCGTAACCGCTCGCGCTAATCTAGAACAAGTTTCAGGCAGACGTTCGGCGGCATCGAATCTACCGGTTGGTAGCGAGACCTGCCCGCCGGATCTGCCGTCGGGGGAGCACGGCACAGATCGGGACACATGACGACAACATCGAGGGCGGGCACGGCGCAGCTCACCGAGCGGCAGGAGGCGCGCCGCCGCCGCATCCTCCAGGCCACCGCGGAGCTGGCCGGCCGCGGCGGGTTCGACGCGGTGCAGATGCGCGAGGTCGCGGAGCAGGCGGGCGTCGCGCTCGGCACGCTGTACCGGTACTTCCCGTCCAAGGTCCACCTGCTCGTCGCCACCCTCCAGGACCAGTTGCGGCAGTTGCACGAGACGCTGCGCAAGCGCCCGCCGACCGCCGCCGAGCCCGGCGCCCGGGTGGCGCAGACGCTGCTGCGCGCCTTCCGCGCGCTCCAGCGCGAGCCGCAGCTCGCGGACGCGATGGTGCGCGCGCTGATCTTCGCCGACCGGTCGGTGAGCCCGGAGGTCGAGGTCGCCTCCCGGCTGACGTCGGCGATCATCCTGGACGCGATGGGCGCCGAGGGCCGTCCCTCGCCGGAGCAGTTGTCGGTGGCGCGGGTGATCGAGCACACGTGGCACGCGGCGCTCATCACCTGGCTGTCGGGGCGCGCGTCGAGCGCGCAGGTGCGGACCGACATCGAGACGGTCTGCCGGCTGGTCGACGCGCAGGGCGACGGCCCGCGGCAGCGCGGCTAGACGGCTCGTACGTGCGGGGGCACGGCCGGCGCCCGTAGAGGCGCGGCCGATGTCCACGGAGGCGCAGGTGGCGGGGCGCGGGTCCGGCCTGGGCGCGCCCGTAGAGTGCGCTGGTATGAGACTTCCGTACGAGCGCTACTGCGCCGAAGTCGGTGTGCAGACCGACCTGCTGCGCCGCACCGTCCGCGGCGCCGACCTCGCCACCCGCGTACCCACCTGCCCCGACTGGGACCTGGGCGAACTCGCCGTGCACGTCGGCGGCTCGCACCGCTGGGCGGCCGAACTCGTCAGGACCCGCGCCACGGAAGAAC from Streptomyces sp. CMB-StM0423 includes the following:
- a CDS encoding glycosyltransferase family 4 protein, with the translated sequence MTAEVPLRIALLSYKGNPYCGGQGVYVRHLSRELARLGHRVEVIGAQPYPVLDPGVTLTELPSLDLYRQPDPFRTPARGEYRDWIDLLEVGTMWTGGFPEPLTFSLRARRHLAARRGDFDVVHDNQTLGYGLLGGTRALGAPLVTTVHHPITVDRDLELAAAPDWRRRYSVRRWYGFTRMQRRVARRLPAVLTVSGSSRTQITAQLGVRPERVHVVPIGADTELFTPDPAVPRVPGRIVTTASADVPLKGLVHLVEALAKVRTEQPDAHVVVVGKRAEDGPVAQAVERFGLGGAIRFVTGISDEELVGLLRSAQVACVPSLYEGFSLPAAEAMATGTPLVATTGGAIPEVAGPDNGTSLAVPPGDAGALATALTRLLADAPLRARLGTAGRERVLARFTWTQAAKQTAERYRETIAAYPATAARAIAHSSPPPHPAPVRLPPTPPEEIC
- a CDS encoding TetR family transcriptional regulator; this translates as MTTTSRAGTAQLTERQEARRRRILQATAELAGRGGFDAVQMREVAEQAGVALGTLYRYFPSKVHLLVATLQDQLRQLHETLRKRPPTAAEPGARVAQTLLRAFRALQREPQLADAMVRALIFADRSVSPEVEVASRLTSAIILDAMGAEGRPSPEQLSVARVIEHTWHAALITWLSGRASSAQVRTDIETVCRLVDAQGDGPRQRG